The following proteins come from a genomic window of Natronosalvus vescus:
- a CDS encoding SHOCT domain-containing protein: MSLRTRLAVLTPLIAVITLPVAMLAAIFAGPTNALAVVIVGWLLLTPASAILFGHPGDAFGTADLDEEIESVVRERVRERLDGQTTVDEGTETDPLATLRERYASGEIDDVELERRLHILLELDDADADDVASIERVKTTLEPDLET; encoded by the coding sequence ATGTCGCTACGGACGCGTCTGGCGGTACTCACGCCGCTGATTGCCGTTATCACGCTCCCGGTCGCGATGCTCGCGGCCATATTCGCCGGGCCGACCAACGCACTCGCGGTCGTGATCGTCGGCTGGCTCCTGTTGACGCCCGCGTCGGCGATTCTGTTCGGTCATCCTGGCGATGCGTTCGGCACCGCCGATCTCGACGAGGAGATCGAGTCGGTAGTTCGGGAACGAGTGCGAGAGCGCCTCGACGGGCAGACGACGGTGGACGAAGGGACGGAAACCGACCCACTGGCGACCCTCCGGGAGCGCTACGCGAGTGGGGAGATCGACGACGTCGAACTCGAGCGTCGACTCCACATCTTGCTCGAACTCGACGACGCCGATGCCGACGACGTGGCCTCCATCGAGCGAGTGAAGACGACGCTCGAGCCTGATCTCGAAACGTGA
- a CDS encoding PKD domain-containing protein: MPRDLLSRRSLLTIAGSCTIASLGVGAVHARDTDDFSRESFEIMPGTDRETTVHVTDGPQEGPTVVVIGGIHGNETAGYVAAGEIANWEIGAGTLITIPEANAVAIEHGTRTDADGRDLNRQFPEGGEPGTELARAIWDVLLEYDPDVVIDLHESIGIYAGDPVDGVGQAIFHSGGQGVTTAADDAITYVNEQYVEDDKLAFMTGGFTGPNTEPTGLLVHKASRDLGADAFLVETLSVDIDLETRVHWQLALVERLVADGLFPDGSDNGDPDVDEPPEEPDTEPDTDPEEPDDDPGESPTAEIRTIPDDAAERTLESGDTVELDGTCSDAPDGDIVSYEWYITDDDDPDETGGQVDVTVSAESEYPIVLRVEDDEGRSDTAEITLSTT, from the coding sequence ATGCCACGTGATTTGCTTTCGCGACGGTCACTCCTGACCATAGCTGGTAGTTGTACGATCGCGAGTCTTGGCGTCGGCGCTGTACATGCACGCGATACCGACGACTTCTCTCGGGAGTCTTTCGAAATTATGCCGGGGACTGACCGTGAGACCACAGTCCACGTCACCGATGGGCCACAGGAGGGGCCTACAGTCGTCGTGATTGGCGGTATCCACGGAAACGAGACCGCAGGCTACGTCGCCGCAGGCGAAATCGCGAACTGGGAAATCGGAGCAGGGACGCTCATCACCATCCCCGAGGCGAACGCCGTCGCCATCGAACACGGCACGCGAACTGACGCCGACGGCCGCGACCTCAACCGGCAGTTCCCCGAAGGCGGCGAGCCGGGAACGGAACTCGCCCGGGCTATCTGGGACGTGCTGCTCGAGTACGACCCGGACGTCGTCATCGACCTCCACGAATCGATCGGGATCTACGCCGGCGACCCGGTCGACGGCGTCGGCCAGGCCATCTTCCACTCCGGTGGGCAGGGCGTGACGACGGCCGCGGACGACGCTATCACGTACGTGAACGAGCAGTACGTCGAAGACGACAAACTCGCCTTCATGACGGGCGGCTTTACGGGCCCCAACACCGAGCCGACCGGGTTGCTCGTCCACAAGGCGTCCCGCGACCTGGGTGCCGACGCCTTCCTCGTCGAGACGTTATCGGTTGATATCGACCTCGAGACGCGCGTCCACTGGCAGCTAGCGCTCGTCGAACGCCTGGTCGCCGACGGACTGTTCCCCGATGGCAGCGATAATGGAGACCCTGACGTCGATGAGCCACCCGAAGAACCGGATACCGAACCGGATACCGACCCCGAAGAACCGGACGATGATCCTGGAGAATCACCGACCGCCGAGATTCGAACGATCCCCGATGACGCCGCCGAGCGAACGCTCGAGTCGGGTGATACTGTCGAACTCGATGGAACCTGTTCCGATGCCCCGGACGGCGACATCGTGAGCTACGAGTGGTACATCACCGACGACGACGATCCGGACGAAACGGGCGGTCAAGTCGACGTCACGGTCTCTGCGGAATCGGAGTATCCGATCGTTCTTCGGGTCGAAGACGACGAGGGTCGTTCCGATACGGCAGAGATCACCCTCAGCACGACGTAG